CAACTCACCAAAGGCGAAGGAGAATCATAAGCATAACTAACATAAGACGGACAAGCGCTCTTAAAAACAGTCGAATACAAGCTTGGCCTACACTTTTCAGGGCTCCCATACTCGTTCCTGCAACAAAATCCATCCCAATCGAACGCAAGACAAGCACTCTTACAAGCAACAACATTCCCTCTTCCATCATTTACTTGCAACTCTAAGGGACAAATCTCTTTTATATCTCTCAAGCATCCTCTTATGGCGCATTTGGGTGACCGCCCGGCAATGACGGAGACAGGCAGGTTGTACCCGTCCACGAGACTAATGTCGTAGAAGCTTGGTTGGTTTTTATCTGTTTGAAATGTGAGTTCAACTAATGTTGCTGGGGTTTTTCCTATGAGTCCATTGCACTCGAGGCGCCCGTCACAGTCCCCTGTTTGACAAGCAGGTCTCCATGTTGGGTTGTTTGTGATGTTGTTATCTCCGCTATCTTCCTTGAAGTTGCACCCGGTTCGTGCCCAGATGCGGCCGCTCCAGTCCCATGGAGTGTTTATTTGTGATGACTGCTCGGATTTTAGGCAGAACCCACCATTGGCTATCATCGGATGGCCTGTGTTAGGGGCTGTTGCTGGCCATATTGTGAAAGGGCATTTGTTGGTCACCACTATAGGTACTATGTGTCCACTTACTCCTGCAACTTAAGGTAATTAATTAATGCCCCGTCAATACATTCCGCAACAATTAAGATAAATGATAGAAAGTGAGGAATAAGTATGGAAAGTGGGATGTAGTAAgaaacaaataataaaaaattaggtTGAGTGGAGTCGTGTAAGAAAATAATAGGTTTGAGCAAATGTGTGGCAAATTCTAAGGTAATTACTTTTTGGATTCTCATAATCCCTTAGAATAGGTTGaacaataaataaattttgttaaaaGGCCAAAAGGAAGAGAAGAGAGCCTACCGTATAGAAGTAAATGGCAAACGATGGTACCGATAACTTGCTTATGTAGCTTCATTATGGTTGTCAAGAGGAGAACAATATAATCTGAGAACAAAGTAATCCGAGAACTCTAGTCTACGGAAATTGATTTATAGAATAGATAGTGTGGTGACTGGTGACTGGTAATTAACGTTGTACACCAGTATTTGTTAATTCTTTGATTATGCTTAAAGAATTGTGATAATCttgacttattattattattatcttttAATACAAGAAACAAACGTGTCTCTATGCCTCTATATACACCTAATTACTGCATTACCTACCTTGCAAGACAAATTACGAAAACGcaagtttatttatttatgtaattttattTCCCTATTGATGGCATTATAATTGCATTTATCTGAAAATTAAGACACGCTAATTTTTTATGCACGCGATATGTtcttataatttaaaattttgcaCACAATAATACTTAATTGGTTAATTAGTTTCTGTCATTTTTATTGATAAAATTTGGtgattttggtaatataaacTGTTTTAAgtgtttaatatatttttttaaatttacaaGGGTAAAATCGGAATTCACTTTTTTTGACACCGATTCAGACGtttctttatataatagagatataaATCGGCTCAAAATTGTGAAAGTAGTTCGTTAAGTTATATAGAATAGATGTTgggtattttattttgttttacgcaaaacaaatatatatattctaagGGATTACAACAGCTTTTGTGTCAGGCGGCCTGACAGGCGCGTGGGGGTACGACCAACTCACTCGCCCACGCGCGTGATGTCACGCGCATATAAAAGCATTTTTTCTTTCTCCTCCTTGTTTCATCCGCACATTCCTTTagtctcttctctctcctcccttctctCTCCTATCTCCTCTCTCCCCTCTCTCGTTCATCTTGCCTTCATCTATCATCGCCAGAGttaacaaccaccaccacaatcAAGCCCACCAGGTTCCGATGTCAACATTCTACGCCTTTTGATCTCCTTTtagtttcaatttcaagtttcatctaaaccctaattgaatCTTCGATTATCGATTTTCTGACAACAGGAGGCAGTGGTGTGATATGGGACACATAAGTCATCATAGTAGTTTTGGAGGGAAAAGCAGTTGGCAAAAGTTAGTTAGTATAGTTACTAGCTTTTGGAATAAATTAGTTCCTTAAATTTAGGAAAGTTGTTGTTGGTTAGCTAATGTAATATTGTCAGCATATAAACCGAATGATCCTTGTAATTGAGAATCAATCAATACAACAACAATTTCCtcatctctctctttctctctctattctgttatctctctctctctctctctacaaCAACAATTTCCtcatctctctctttctctctctattctgttatctctctctctctctctctctctctctctctctctctctctctctctctctctctctcttgttTCCGCATTCTAAAAATTCTCAACAAACTCCATTAATAAGGAGGCTTGGGTGAGCTCCCTTatcattggtatcagagcagactGCTGCCGATTCCTCTTGTTTTTGTAATTGTGGTGTCCAGTCCTGGCTCCTGCTGCTACTAGAAGGAAGACAACCATGGATGATCAGTTCAGAAATCTGGAGAAAAGGTTGGAGGAGCAAAATTCCAAATTAGAAGACCAGAACAAGAAAATGGAACAAAAATTTGATGAAATGATGAAATTTATGCAAACGATCAAGGATTCAGCTACCAGTCATGAGGATACCTCCTTCACCAGTCCCAGATCCAATTTTTCCAGAACCTTAGGTATGAATCTAAAGTTATCTTTTCCTAGGTTTGATGGTTCGAATCCTAGAATTTGGGTGAGAAAATGTTGCAAGTATTTTTCTATGTGTAAAATACCTGAAGAACAGAAGGTTGATCTTGCATCTCTTAACATGATTGACAAAGCTGAAAGTTGGATGATGAACTACTTATCAGTTAGGAAGAGTGTGATAGTTGATTGGAATGATTTTGTAGCTGACTTATATGCTAGATTCAGAGATAACTCAGCACAAAATGTGGTAGAAAACTTTAACAAATTGCAGCAAACTGGTTCATTAGAAGATTATGTTGATGAGTTTGAGAATCTGAGATCAATTATGATGATGAACAACCACATTTTACCTGTGGCATACATATTGGAGAGTTTTGTTGGTGGACTCAAATTAGCTGTTAAACCCTTTGTGAAAGCATTTAAACCAGACTCTATTTCTGAAGCCATAGATTTGGCTAGATTTCAGGAAGAAAATCTACTGGCCACTAGCCACAAATCCACCTACAAACATATTACTATAGTCCAAAACCCTTACAGTCTGTTCAACTCATCCCTAATACCAAGCCACCACTCTTGCCTACCCCACAAACTAAGCCAAACACTACCTTATCCTTAACCAAATACCCCCAAAAGGTTCAGAAACTTCAAATATATTCCTGCAGATGTGAGACAAGAGAAAATAGCAAAAGGACTATGCTACTATTGTGATGCACCTTATGATAGAATCATAAGTGTCAATTCAGAGAACCATAATTATTTATAGTGGAAATTGTTGGTGATGAAGTTGAGGAGCTTAGTGACAGTGAAGAGTTAGAGTTGGGTGAGAAGGAAGTCAGTGAGCCACAAATCTCCATGAGTGCATTGTCTTGTAGCCAAGGGTTTAGCACCATGAGAGTCAGAGGAATGGTAAAGGGAAAACCTATACAAATTTTAATAGATTCTGGTAGTACACATAATTTTGTGGATCTCAACATAGCTCAGAAGTTAGGGTGCAAGTTGGAAATCATACCCCCTCAAGCCATCACTGTGGAAGATGGCAATCACCTAGCCTGTTGATCAAGGTGAAAaataggtcgttactagtctctcctaatcaaataaaaaatctaaaataaccactaaacacaagtaaagcggcaagtaagggtcgaaatccacaaggactaaggtgcgctaatttgTGCTAATCaaacaacaagctaggtcggaATAGGGTTGGaaaagtcaactaaccaactaaaactaaactaactaccaaagGACAAACATGGTCAAGGAATGAGATCAAACACCAACAATAATGAAACAAGTATACGAGCAACAATTAAGAATGATGATGCATAAGCAAAGTATGAATGATGCGTTACGTTGGTTAGAAATAGATCCCCAAATGACTCCCGCCTTGGATCAATTCTTAGAATAGTCAAATGCGAACTCCCGTCCTACACACAACTACCCTTAGGTCACGGTTGAGCACAAACCAAACAATAGTCAACTTAGGTCACGATCCCtcgattttcctaaagtcaactaccccaaaatctaagtcatacacaagtagctaatttgcatacaacaaagtttgagtatgctcaaacaaacaataatttaatcatgcaacatcaccaaattcaaactcatttacccaaatcaatcattgttaggttttcacccaaatcctaaccaataaactactccatCAACATAAAAATAGGAAATTTAAAGACTTTAATAACTATAAACATGATTCTAAGCAAAACAACAACTAATTTAAAGATTTAATTATAAAACTAAACATGAAACTAAtctaatcaaataaacatataaaacaataaataagacaataaatgaagagagaagAGTAAAGAAAATCTCATTGATTAAATGATGGAACTCTCCAAATCATCAAGTCCCCCATCTTTGattcttcaaaatccaatttcaacccatttaattttctcacttttctctccctaaaactaaaaccctagaaaatgagactaattatgtacatggtatgagTTGGTTCCCCCTTAAGTATTTATACTACAATTACttaataaaaagaaataaaacaaaaactaaaactaaaacaaaaagaataatctaaaacaaataaaaagaaataaataaaagaagaaaagaaaaagggaaaagaaaaagaaaaggaaaaaaataataataatctaaaACTAAGttttaaaaggaaaattaaaatgaatgaaaaaataaaaaagaaagaaaaatagaacCCCCCTCCCCTTAAACTACCATACCCCGTATTTCCTTTTTCTTCTAAAGACGTCAGACCCCAAACTTATTACCCCCTTTCAGCCAAATAGGCCCACCAATTCAAGAATCAAACAGGCTCCCTTCTTCAATCATCTTCGTGTTCCTCgtttccctttttctttttcttcgctGCGACAAATTAAGGAGATGCGATCTCCTTCTTCGCAGCTCTCTCCTCGCAGTTCTCTCATCGCCGTCGATCATCAAACATCATCAATCAACACCCATCATCAAACATCATCAATCAACACCCATCATAAACCCACAATTATGAATCTTGCCGACTCCTATTCTGTCTCTAGCTTTCCTCTCTAAAAAAGAAATCCCCACCCCTTCAAACCTCAACCACCGCAGCCGGCTCGCTGGTGCCGGACCCGAGCCTTATCTGCTCATTTAAGGGCACCGGCGAGCCAGAATTAGTTCACTTGGTGTCTCTGCCCTTCTGGAGAAGAAGAAAGGGAATCAAGCTTCTTCAATAAAGAGAGAGGTTTTTCAGATCTGGGTTTCAATCTTTACCGGCCTTTTTTAAAGCTCCTCCGAAATCCGCCGTCGATAATCTCGTCGGTAAAGGTAGGGGGTGTTGTTGGTTCGTTCGTACCGGAAGTTATTGGACCGGAATTTCAACCTAATATATTCCATCTACCTCCTAGTCGCCGCCGCAATTAGTCACCGGTAAAGGTATGTGCCGCCGGTGGTTTTCGCAGGTAAAGGTTAAGTTTTTGGGGCAGGGTTTCAGTTTTGGAATAGAATTTCTGAATTTGGGTTGTATTCTGTGTGTTTGGGAGTTAAGGCCTTGTTTTCTAATTGTGTTCCTAGCCGCCGCCGGCTTGTAGTGTCGGGAAAATCCCGATCTTGCCGGTAAAGGTAAAGGTTAGATTTGGGATTTAGATTAAGGCTTTTTTAATTCCTTTCCTTTTCAGTAACATCTTTGGTACTTATTTAGGTGGTAATTGTGGCTTGATTCTTACCCTCTCTCTGTTTTGTTGGTCTAGTTGTTTCTAGATGTTTAGTGATGTTTAATTTAGTTAGCTTTAATGTGTTTGACTTGGTTAGTTTGTGCTTGGTTGTTGGAAGTGTTAAGTATGGGGTTGTTGGTTTATTGTCTTTGCAAGGTTGGTTAATGGTTTGTTTTTCTATGGCGGGATATCCAATGTTGAGGATTGTAGAGGTTTTGGGTTTAAGTTTTTCCCAGTTGGTTATCGTCCAAAAGTCAGTCAACCTAGGTAGTGGACTTCTCCCTGGTGTTTATACTCCCTTGGACGGTAGTATGCCAGGTCTAAAGAGGGAGAAAGAAGGTTGTAGGGGTGACTATGGAAGGAGAATCTTGTATTCACGAATGTCTGTTGTTCAGTTTAGGTTCGTGGTGAGAGGTTATCTCATTACATTCAAAAATTCATATTTGAAGACTGCTCCCCAAATGAAATTTTTGGGGGTTCATAGCATGTTCACTAAGATGAGTCTCTTTGGGAGACTCCATGTGCTCGTTCTCGAGAGTGTCGAGTTTGTTCGTGAGCATATCCCCTTGCTCACAAGGTCGTTTCAACCGGTTCGTGAAGTTCATATCCTTCCGTTTCTTTCGTCGTCTTTCAAGTTCCGCCGATTATGGGTTCTTATTGCTTATCGCTCAAGCTTCATCCCGAGGAGAAAGGAGAATGTGGGCGCGCAAGGCGAAGGCAACAGTCAAGGGCCATCGACCAATGCACTGGCTATGCTTGTAGTTCGTAATGTTATAGTTCCAATGCTTGTAAGAGCATGTATTGCTCAAGTTAGTAacagttttttatttatttttcaatgtTGTATGATTGTTGCTATAGCCCATAATCTAACCAAAAAGTTAGAAAAGGGGAATAGCTTTGTTTAACTGAATATTTTGCTatgctgtcaaaaaaaaaaaaaaaaaacacccatCATCTATCATCTCTCCATCTTCAATCATCAATCATCAATCATCATCCACGGTCTCCATCAATTTATCGCAGCCAAATCGAGGCCGTCGGATACTCATCGAACAATCGCAACCGTCgagcttcattaatttcgtacATAAATTCGCGCTCAAATGTTCGACCAAACTCAATGGAGGTTCGGGCGAACCCGAGTTCTGTTTGGGCGAAAAAATtgaggttcgaccgaacctcaTACAATCAGGAACTCTAGATTTTTGGTTCGGTCAAACTCCGTTACGGGTTCGGACGAACCCAATTACTCTGCTTTTCTCTGTTCTGCAGCTGCGATTTTTGGGTTGAATTGTTTGATGTTGTTTGCTAGTTGGGGCGAAGGTGTAGGAGATGAGACGAGGAGGGCGCCGCGGGTGGTTGTTGGCATTGGTGTTTCTGGTTGTGCGATGGTGGAGAGGAGCTGCTACGGTGGATGAAGGGGCTGCGTTGGTGTAGGGAGTTGGGGTGAGGTTGTTGGGTTGGTTTAGCATTGATGAAGAAGGAGAAGTGTTGGTATGGGAGAATTGGTGAAAGTGTTAAGTTGAGAGCAGCTTTGTGGGGGTGGTGAAGGATAAGAAATGGGGTAGTGTAGGATAGGAGTGTTGGCTTGTTGTAGcttgttgttttttttaaagCCGTTGACTTTTCTTGACCGGCCTTTAAGCGATTTCCGAACGATATGTACCtacacaaaattaaaaaaaagaaaaataggagAGAAAcaagaaatagaaaaataaaataaataataataataataataataatagtaataataataataataataataaaatgaaaatactagaaaatagaaaatagaaaatagaaaatagaaaatagaaaacTAACTATAAAATTGtcgaaataaagaaaaataaattaattaagaaaatagGACCTAAAACCTAATAAAAAATGCTAAATACGCTAAACTAAGCTATAAATAATCGAAATAAGAAATCAAGTAAAATAAAGACTAAAAatgctaaaaatagaataaaatcgACTCAAATAATGCCTAAATTACTACCCTATGAATAAAATCGCTAAAAATGCCTAAATAATCGACTCAAATACTCCCTTCC
This sequence is a window from Spinacia oleracea cultivar Varoflay chromosome 1, BTI_SOV_V1, whole genome shotgun sequence. Protein-coding genes within it:
- the LOC110777778 gene encoding thaumatin-like protein isoform X2, whose protein sequence is MKLHKQVIGTIVCHLLLYGVSGHIVPIVVTNKCPFTIWPATAPNTGHPMIANGGFCLKSEQSSQINTPWDWSGRIWARTGCNFKEDSGDNNITNNPTWRPACQTGDCDGRLECNGLIGKTPATLVELTFQTDKNQPSFYDISLVDGYNLPVSVIAGRSPKCAIRGCLRDIKEICPLELQVNDGRGNVVACKSACLAFDWDGFCCRNEYGSPEKCRPSLYSTVFKSACPSYVSYAYDSPSPLVSCLVKELYITFCPAGWGHSLQRYASNLLH
- the LOC110777778 gene encoding thaumatin-like protein isoform X1: MKLHKQVIGTIVCHLLLYVAGVSGHIVPIVVTNKCPFTIWPATAPNTGHPMIANGGFCLKSEQSSQINTPWDWSGRIWARTGCNFKEDSGDNNITNNPTWRPACQTGDCDGRLECNGLIGKTPATLVELTFQTDKNQPSFYDISLVDGYNLPVSVIAGRSPKCAIRGCLRDIKEICPLELQVNDGRGNVVACKSACLAFDWDGFCCRNEYGSPEKCRPSLYSTVFKSACPSYVSYAYDSPSPLVSCLVKELYITFCPAGWGHSLQRYASNLLH